In Coregonus clupeaformis isolate EN_2021a unplaced genomic scaffold, ASM2061545v1 scaf1544, whole genome shotgun sequence, a single window of DNA contains:
- the LOC123487225 gene encoding nectin-2-like, producing EPEVSVEGFDGNWYLDRQNVELTCLADANPPVSLFQWRMLNGSIPNSVEIRDNVLLFKGPIRYEVGGTYVCDATNSIGTSSAFVEVSITDEPLPQVGTGDVISVLGVLFAVGLILGVAITVLLLNRRKQRREMDADSTDSAPSLKLASPPARKKPGDEIQRSGRVYEDLPNTADYVSYRLACNKDDYPEPYSPPINPPLSFLPDSPPINSPLSFLSQHPYTHSNNIFSPASHPSPVFRYPSLPSLSPPPGLAPYTFPKEQYV from the exons atGAACCAGAGGTGTCAGTGGAGGGGTTCGATGGGAACTGGTACCTGGACCGTCAGAACGTTGAGCTCACATGTCTGGCCGACGCCAACCCACCTGTCTCTCTGTTCCAGTGGAGAAT gTTGAATGGTTCCATACCGAACAGCGTAGAGATCCGTGACAATGTCCTGTTATTTAAAGGACCAATCAGATACGAGGTGGGAGGGACTTATGTCTGCGACGCGACCAATAGCATTGGGACAAGCTCCGCCTTCGTGGAGGTCAGCATCACAG ATGAGCCACTGCCCCAGGTGGGAACGGGTGATGTCATCAGTGTTCTGGGCGTACTATTTGCTGTGGGGCTGATTCTGGGCGTAGCGATCACTGTGCTGCTTCTTAacaggagaaaacagaggagagagatggatgctGACTC gacagACTCTGCTCCTTCCCTTAAACTGGCTTCTCCTCCTGCCAGAAAAAAACCTGGTGATGAGATCCAG cGGTCAGGGAGGGTGTATGAGGACCTCCCCAACACAGCGGACTACGTCAGCTACCGCCTGGCCTGCAACAAGGACGACTACCCGGAACCCTACTCTCCACCTATcaaccctcccctctccttcctccccgaCTCTCCACCTATcaactctcccctctccttcctctcccagcACCCCTACACCCACTCCAACAATATCTTCTCCCCCGCCTCCCATCCCTCCCCTGTCTTCAGAtatccttccctcccctccctatcCCCCCCTCCCGGCCTCGCACCCTACACCTTCCCTAAAGAACAGTATGTGTGA